One Ascaphus truei isolate aAscTru1 chromosome 22, aAscTru1.hap1, whole genome shotgun sequence DNA segment encodes these proteins:
- the RFNG gene encoding LOW QUALITY PROTEIN: beta-1,3-N-acetylglucosaminyltransferase radical fringe (The sequence of the model RefSeq protein was modified relative to this genomic sequence to represent the inferred CDS: deleted 2 bases in 1 codon), whose amino-acid sequence MKVSGLGLSKTGFLLSVSFCAALLLLIPQFPSPWRQRESPQPRPLPACEHSWAALTTPHGGSRPGHSPEQGARRQDQPPPRDTLEVNDVFIAVKTTKKYHKSRLDLLMQTWISGQNSQTFIFTDWEDQELRQKAGSRMVHTNCSGVHTRQALCCKMAVEYDKFVLSAKKWFCHLDDDNYLNLRALRDLLSAFSHIRDVYVGRPSLDHPIETPDSVKGDGTVSLKFWFATGGAGFCISRGLALKMSPWAR is encoded by the exons ATGAAGGTGTCGGGCCTCGGGCTCAGTAAGACCGGCTTCCTGCTGTCTGTGTCGTTctgtgccgccctcctcctcctcatacctcAGTTTCCGAGCCCGTGGCGGCAGCGTGAATCCCCTCAGCCACGTCCTCTGCCGGCCTGTGAGCACAGCTGGGCC GCGCTGACCACCCCACATGGAGGCTCCCGGCCTGGTCACAGCCCGGAGCAGGGAGCCCGGCGGCAGGATCAGCCGCCGCCGAGGGACACGCTGGAGGTGAACGATGTGTTTATTGCAGTGAAAACCACAAAGAAATATCACAAGAGTCGCCTGGATCTCCTCATGCAAACCTGGATCTCCGGGc AAAACTCCCAGACGTTTATATTCACGGATTGGGAAGACCAGGAACTGCGGCAGAAAGCAG GTAGTCGGATGGTGCACACAAACTGCTCTGGAGTGCACACCAGGCAGGCGCTCTGCTGCAAGATGGCCGTGGAATACGACAAGTTTGTCCTGTCTGCCAAGAA GTGGTTCTGTCACTTGGATGATGATAACTACCTGAACCTGCGCGCGCTCCGGGACCTGCTCTCCGCCTTCTCGCACATCCGGGACGTGTACGTGGGGCGGCCCAGCCTGGATCATCCCATCGAGACCCCGGACAGCGTGAAAGGCGACGGCAcg GTTTCCCTGAAGTTCTGGTTTGCCACAGGAGGGGCCGGATTCTGCATCAGCCGAGGCCTCGCTCTGAAGATGAGTCCCTGGgcgaggtga